A single Cryomorphaceae bacterium DNA region contains:
- the gldM gene encoding gliding motility protein GldM has product MAGGKLTPRQKMINMMYLVLTALLALNVSKEILDAFVKVNNSMSTTNIKVEEKNSGVYASFDAAMQDNPVKTKQWRDAAYAVKAEADAMDKYIEDLKNTLIERSGGVDDENKPKKMDNREVAASYLLVKEKKATELKGKLDSYREVLLQNSQGSDRLQANITSIFDTGKQKVGDVQASWEDANFEHYPLMAIVTFLTKMQSDVRATESDVISYLQAKIGATDVKVNALEATAIVPNSYVFTGDTFRAEIFIAAFDSTKQPVVTVYNEYDEEGNPIGEGIQVPVRNGKGIYEVPATSEGAFTWGGAIEIDGPSGVQSYGVAPRTYQVARSAAVISPTKMNVIYRGVDNPIDVSVPGIAPDKLQVSCAGCSISGSKGSYVAKAAKTGTEATIKVAAEVNGKMKNIGDMKFRVKRIPPPTAMIAGKTEGKISKSALGGTQGIGAFLQDFPFDINYRVTSFTVRAQKGEYTQTVRVTGNQFNGEVRSLIQDMKPGSDISFTNIQAKGPDGTKNCGAIVFTVQ; this is encoded by the coding sequence ATGGCAGGTGGAAAATTAACACCAAGACAGAAGATGATCAACATGATGTACCTCGTGTTGACCGCTCTTTTGGCCTTGAACGTATCTAAGGAAATCCTCGATGCATTCGTAAAGGTGAACAACTCTATGAGCACCACGAATATCAAGGTAGAGGAAAAGAACAGTGGTGTATACGCCTCGTTTGACGCGGCGATGCAGGACAACCCAGTGAAAACGAAACAGTGGCGCGATGCCGCTTACGCCGTGAAAGCTGAGGCTGACGCCATGGACAAGTACATTGAGGATTTGAAGAATACCCTCATTGAGCGCTCCGGTGGTGTTGACGATGAGAACAAGCCTAAGAAAATGGACAACCGCGAGGTTGCGGCGAGTTACTTGTTGGTGAAAGAGAAAAAGGCAACTGAACTTAAAGGGAAGCTCGATAGCTACCGTGAAGTATTGTTGCAAAACTCTCAAGGAAGCGATCGCTTGCAAGCCAACATTACCTCCATTTTCGATACCGGTAAGCAGAAAGTTGGAGATGTACAAGCCAGCTGGGAAGATGCCAACTTTGAGCATTATCCACTAATGGCGATTGTAACCTTCTTGACGAAAATGCAATCTGATGTACGTGCAACGGAAAGTGATGTAATCTCTTATTTGCAAGCCAAGATTGGAGCAACGGACGTGAAGGTAAATGCACTCGAGGCAACGGCTATTGTGCCAAACTCATACGTTTTTACTGGAGACACCTTCCGTGCTGAGATTTTCATCGCGGCATTTGACTCTACCAAACAACCGGTAGTTACGGTTTACAATGAGTATGACGAAGAAGGAAATCCAATTGGAGAGGGAATTCAAGTTCCGGTCCGCAACGGTAAAGGAATCTACGAAGTACCCGCTACTTCTGAGGGAGCTTTCACTTGGGGTGGAGCAATTGAAATTGATGGACCATCCGGTGTACAGAGCTATGGAGTTGCCCCTCGTACCTATCAAGTAGCGCGTTCTGCGGCGGTAATCTCGCCAACGAAGATGAACGTAATCTATCGAGGTGTGGACAATCCAATTGATGTGTCTGTACCTGGAATTGCACCAGATAAGTTGCAAGTTTCATGTGCTGGATGCTCTATTTCTGGATCAAAGGGATCATATGTTGCAAAGGCAGCTAAAACAGGAACTGAGGCTACCATTAAAGTAGCTGCAGAGGTGAATGGAAAAATGAAGAACATCGGAGATATGAAGTTCCGTGTGAAGCGTATTCCACCACCAACCGCAATGATCGCTGGTAAGACAGAAGGAAAGATTTCGAAATCTGCGCTAGGAGGAACTCAAGGTATTGGAGCCTTCTTGCAGGATTTCCCATTCGATATTAACTACCGTGTAACGTCGTTTACCGTTCGTGCCCAAAAAGGGGAATACACACAAACGGTACGAGTAACCGGAAACCAGTTTAATGGTGAAGTAAGAAGTTTGATTCAGGATATGAAGCCGGGTTCAGATATTTCCTTCACAAATATTCAGGCAAAAGGCCCGGATGGCACGAAAAACTGTGGAGCCATCGTTTTCACAGTACAGTAA
- the gldL gene encoding gliding motility protein GldL, whose product MAKLYGWGASVVILGALFKILHLPGADIMLIVGLGTESVIFFFSAFEKPHEEVDWSLVYPELAGMDSDGDDKKKKSNLTPTQELDNMLEEAKIDGALIESLGQGLTNFGEAASKLNETIEAAAATQHYNDEVSKAAKNMESLNALYEVQLQSTNRQSEASQALVENLATTAEDSKRLQAEVAALAQNLGALNNVYGNMLSAMGGGNNA is encoded by the coding sequence ATGGCGAAGCTCTACGGATGGGGTGCATCTGTTGTAATCTTGGGAGCACTTTTCAAGATTTTGCACTTGCCCGGAGCAGATATCATGTTGATCGTGGGATTGGGAACGGAGTCGGTGATCTTCTTCTTTTCCGCTTTTGAAAAACCACATGAAGAAGTGGATTGGAGCTTGGTTTATCCTGAATTAGCAGGAATGGACAGCGACGGCGACGATAAGAAAAAGAAAAGCAACTTGACTCCAACTCAAGAGTTGGATAACATGTTGGAAGAAGCAAAAATCGATGGCGCATTGATCGAAAGCTTGGGACAAGGTCTGACCAACTTTGGAGAAGCTGCTTCTAAATTGAATGAAACCATCGAAGCTGCTGCGGCAACGCAACACTACAACGATGAGGTTTCTAAGGCAGCCAAGAACATGGAGTCTTTGAATGCCTTGTACGAAGTTCAATTGCAATCGACTAATCGTCAATCTGAGGCTTCTCAGGCATTGGTTGAGAATTTGGCAACGACTGCTGAAGACAGCAAGCGCTTGCAAGCTGAGGTGGCTGCATTGGCTCAAAATCTCGGAGCACTTAACAACGTTTACGGCAACATGTTGTCAGCCATGGGTGGCGGCAACAATGCTTAA
- a CDS encoding SUMF1/EgtB/PvdO family nonheme iron enzyme, whose protein sequence is MRKLILSSLVGLLLVGCAGSDHGELVGVQNRQTWYPSDPYGMVYIPMGSFNMGANDEDVPYGLTNTSRTVSVAAFYMDQTEITNNEYRQFVFWVRDSIARLLLGENGVEGYDLIEEDEYGNFLDEPRLNWEEPLRYDSDDEDFRYALEEMYFTPEEQFYGRRYVDPRKLIYRYFYINKRKAALKKNRYDWRTGEYGGGIDSRAEFIEERELPVYPDTLAWIHDYSYSFNEPMHDKYFWHPAFDEYPVVGVTWHQARAFANWRSRYRDAYLESDKQPYEQEFRLPTEAEWEYAARGGLDNNMFPWGGPYIRNSRGCFLGNFKPLRGNYVDDGGFQTVKTTSYWPNQYGLYCMAGNVAEWTVNAYDPQAYQFQHDMNSDFQYDAKDSDPPALKRKVIRGGSWKDIGYYLEVATRDFEYQDTAKCYIGFRTVQSFMGRDLADFQ, encoded by the coding sequence TCAAACGTGGTACCCAAGCGACCCTTATGGAATGGTTTACATTCCAATGGGTAGTTTTAACATGGGTGCAAACGATGAAGATGTGCCTTACGGCCTTACCAACACAAGCCGCACGGTTTCTGTAGCAGCGTTCTACATGGACCAAACGGAAATCACCAACAACGAGTACCGTCAATTCGTATTCTGGGTACGCGACTCGATTGCTCGCCTTCTCTTAGGTGAAAATGGAGTTGAAGGATATGACCTAATTGAAGAAGACGAATACGGAAACTTCTTGGATGAGCCGCGCCTCAATTGGGAAGAGCCTCTGCGCTACGACTCAGACGACGAGGATTTCCGCTATGCGCTTGAAGAAATGTACTTCACTCCTGAAGAGCAATTCTACGGACGTCGTTATGTTGATCCGCGGAAATTGATATACCGCTATTTCTACATCAACAAGCGTAAAGCGGCGTTGAAAAAGAATCGTTACGACTGGAGAACGGGTGAGTACGGTGGTGGAATTGATTCTCGCGCCGAGTTCATTGAGGAACGCGAACTGCCTGTATATCCAGATACTTTGGCTTGGATTCACGATTACTCGTACAGTTTCAACGAACCGATGCACGATAAATACTTCTGGCATCCTGCGTTCGATGAGTATCCTGTAGTTGGGGTGACCTGGCATCAAGCGCGCGCCTTTGCCAACTGGCGTTCGCGCTATCGTGATGCTTATTTGGAATCAGATAAGCAGCCATACGAGCAAGAATTTAGATTGCCAACAGAAGCCGAATGGGAGTATGCGGCGCGTGGTGGTCTCGACAATAACATGTTCCCATGGGGAGGACCGTATATCCGCAACAGCCGCGGATGCTTCCTCGGAAACTTCAAGCCGCTTCGTGGAAACTACGTGGATGATGGAGGATTCCAAACAGTTAAGACTACGAGCTACTGGCCAAACCAATACGGTTTGTACTGCATGGCTGGAAACGTAGCAGAGTGGACCGTAAATGCCTACGATCCTCAAGCATACCAGTTCCAACACGACATGAATTCGGACTTCCAATACGATGCTAAGGACAGCGATCCTCCCGCATTGAAGCGAAAAGTCATTCGCGGTGGATCTTGGAAAGATATTGGTTACTACTTGGAGGTGGCTACTCGCGATTTCGAGTACCAGGATACCGCCAAGTGTTACATTGGATTCCGCACGGTTCAGTCCTTTATGGGACGTGACCTCGCTGATTTCCAATAA